The DNA region CTTATTGTATTCGTTATAATCCAAATATAAATTAGCCTTACCATCCTCCATTAATTTCAGCAAACGGGGTAAAGTGTTCTTTTTGGTTTTTTTAAAATAGTAATGTGAATAGACTGTTGTTGAAAATGATTCTTTTTCATAAATTTCAATAGATTCAACATCATCAGGGGTATAAACTTTATATTTCGACTTTTTATCTTTTCTAAATTTTATTCTAGCTCCTGACGTAATAATTTTAGCTAAACCCGTTATCTTACTACCATCCTTAAAGTGTAAAATTGCTTTTTCTTTTTGTGCCGTCATTGGCAAAACGAACAGAAATGCTGTAATTATTAATAGTTTTTTCATTTAAAAAAATTATTCTTGATGAATGAATGAGTGCTTATTGCCCTTTCTTAATGACTCTTTAGCCCGTTTATGCTGATCTTCAAACTTTTCTAAATCTGTTCCCTTACAAATGCCGTACGAGTAATGATATTTTAAAAGTTTCAAGTCTAAATCTCCAAATTTTATTTTTTGACCATTACAATTTGAAAAAACACTTTCGCAAGGAACTTTGGAAGTATTATAAAATTGTCCCAATGATCGAATAAAGGCTTTCATTAAATATATTTTATTAATTTTTACATTTTTGAACTTAGCCACATTAATTTCTAATTTTGTATCAAAAATTTTACTATCATTCCAAAAGGCTGAGTAATGAATATAGGTGTTTTTATTAAGATTTGGAGAATATCTGTACCTATGATCTTTATCAATTTGATAAACCAAATAATTCGATTCTTCTAGTCTTGAGACGATCGAAATGCTGAGGGAATCAATTTCTTTAGTTAATTTTTTAGATAGTTTTTTTATTACCTCTTTATATTCTTTATCTACAGATTTTGTAAAATATAGTTTTATTGGTTTTTTCCAATAAATCATATAATCCTTTCGTTTATTTTTTTTAGATTGATGTTTGCGATAAACAATATCTTTGTAAATTTCCAATAATGTAGAATCTATTTCTTCATAGGGCACAGAAACGCCTTTTGGCTTATATCCTTTGACTAAAACTAGGGTGTCGTTTTTATTAAATTTAAAAGTTAATGAATCTGCTTTGGTTAAAGGTCTTTTAAAATGCTCCTTAAATGATTTTAAAGTCATGTAAGTTCTAGACTCACTTTTAAAGTTACTTGATTTAGACATCTTACTTTTAAATTTTTCAAAATCTTCTACTAATATTAAGGTGTCTTGACCATTAATTTTTAATTTATCATAGTCCTTTTTAGTTATATGTCTTTTATAAACACTTTCATACAATCTCAATGGGACATAGGCAGACCCGTCGGCATTATTTTTAATATGTCTTTGAGAAAAGCAATTAGGAATTGTTGTTAATAGAGTGATAGTAAAGTAAATGTATTTTTTCATATAGTAATTTTTATAGTCTCCTTATGTCAAAAAAGAAATTTAACCTGACAAACTTCATACCTGCAACACCCCCAAATTAAACTGTTTTTCAACTGTAGGTTACTCATTTGCATTTGAAAAACTACAAATGTATAAATTTACCATGAGCCGTAAAAGCAAAAAAGCATCTGGTTTACAGATGCTCATAGACTCAATTAATTAGCATTACTTTTTCTTATCTTTAAAAAAATCCCATAATTCATAAGCCATTTCAATATCAGTATTTTGATTGCCAACAATGGATTTAAAAAATTTACGATATTTTTCCTTTTTGCTAGGTTCTGTATGACCTCCATTAATTATCCTGCATAAAGTTACTTCTGTATTGTTGGTACCTTTTTTATAGAGTAGTTTGGTTGCAGTACTTTTATCTTTTTTATCAATATCATCCATGCTATTTTCGATTGGGTTTTCAAAAATCCCGTTTCTTTTCACCCAATAGGCTATACTTTCTTCTGTCGATTTTACGAGACCCCTGCTAGAAGCCATTTGCCCACCTTCATAGGGTAGGATTGGATCAGCCGTACCGTTCATAAATAAAGCTGAAATAGGTATATTTGAATCCTTGCACTTTGAATTTTCTGGCATAGATGCTATTATTGCAGCAAAAGCGGTTATTTTTTCCGGTATTTCCATTGCCAACCGCATTGCCATTTGTCCACCATTGGATACTCCAGCTACAAATACTTTATCTTCATTATGATTGTATTCTGTTTTAATTTTATCCAACAGTTGGCTAATGAACAGGACATCATTGGATTCTGGGTTTCCTTCAACGTCATTTCTACAATCATTCCAGCCTCTTTTGTTATTAGTGCCTAAGTTTCCATTAGGCACGACTACTATAAAATTATGTTGTTTTGCCAAATCAAGCCAGACTTTTTGAGGTGATTTTATACGTCTTTTCCCAATAACTTGATTATAACTTCCACGATTGCCGTGTAACAAAATAACAAGTGGCTTGTTAGGTTGTTTATTCGGCATATACATATGATATTCTCGTTTAGTTCCGTCAACGACTATCTTTTGATTTAAAATCAGGTTTTCGTTATTGGTTTGTGAAAGTGCTTTTTCACTGCAAAAAGCAATAAAAAGAACTAATAGGATAAGAGAATATTTTTTCATAGAATTGTAATTATTTTAAAGTCTATAACCTATCATTATTTCCTTATCATTTTGAATGGCTCAAGAAAAAATCAAGAATTAACTGACTTGCATTAATTTCCCTACTTACTTTACCAACGATAATAGGTGGTAGATATTCAGCTCCACCTGGCCATGTATGTCCACCACCAACTACCTTTACCAAGACAACTTCAGTTCGCTGTTCACAGTTATTATACCTAGTGATTTCTATACTAGTTCCATCTCTAGGAAGATTATCTATTGACGGTTCAATTTCGGCTGGATTGGTGCATTGATTGAAAGCATTGAATTTTTCTATAGTTTCATCAGTCGATAATATTTCACCTCTATTTTCTGTAATACCAGGAACTTGAATATAGCCTCCATCATAAGGAACTAATGGATCTGCTGTGCCGTTAATTATCATAATAGAAATGGGAGTATCAGGAACAATTGACTCAAGAGCTTTAGTTATTTGTGCGGTGACAGGGGCTGCAGCTGCAATTTTATTTGAAAGCTCTAAGGCCAATCGAACGGACATTAAACCTCCGTTTGAAATACCTGTAACGTATACTTTATTAGCATTTACACC from Aureibaculum sp. 2308TA14-22 includes:
- a CDS encoding alpha/beta hydrolase family esterase, translated to MKKYSLILLVLFIAFCSEKALSQTNNENLILNQKIVVDGTKREYHMYMPNKQPNKPLVILLHGNRGSYNQVIGKRRIKSPQKVWLDLAKQHNFIVVVPNGNLGTNNKRGWNDCRNDVEGNPESNDVLFISQLLDKIKTEYNHNEDKVFVAGVSNGGQMAMRLAMEIPEKITAFAAIIASMPENSKCKDSNIPISALFMNGTADPILPYEGGQMASSRGLVKSTEESIAYWVKRNGIFENPIENSMDDIDKKDKSTATKLLYKKGTNNTEVTLCRIINGGHTEPSKKEKYRKFFKSIVGNQNTDIEMAYELWDFFKDKKK
- a CDS encoding alpha/beta hydrolase family esterase, producing MNTKKLLSSLSCRSMLILFIAFVTLIAIGCSPDNENPPSDNLGAYNTKTIQHEDIERTFHVYLPTNFNKDNPTPMVLALHGGSGSGKRFERDVSDGTLTIAADSRGVILVMPEGIDKRWNDGRPEIFNGDRMYDDVGFISVIIDEMIQNYGVNANKVYVTGISNGGLMSVRLALELSNKIAAAAPVTAQITKALESIVPDTPISIMIINGTADPLVPYDGGYIQVPGITENRGEILSTDETIEKFNAFNQCTNPAEIEPSIDNLPRDGTSIEITRYNNCEQRTEVVLVKVVGGGHTWPGGAEYLPPIIVGKVSREINASQLILDFFLSHSK